The genomic window GAGCGCGAGCGCGAGGACGACGGCGACGAGCGCGCGAGTCGCGGTCGAACGGTCGTCTGGATCGCGTGTCAGTGCCGTCATGCTCACTCCGCGTTCCGTTCGACGTACGACTCGAGGTTGTCGACGATCCGGTCGAGTTGGGCGGTCGTCAGGTCCGAGCCCCCGCCGCGGGACTGGCCGGCGAGGCTGTCGCCGAGCATCTCGAAGTCGTCCCACGAGTGATCGAGCAGCGGGTTCAGATCGAAGCCGCCGAGCAACAGGAGCACGTCAACGTCGCTGCCGCGCCCGCGTTTCGGCGTGAGACTCGCCTGTCCGGCGACGTTGATGTCGTTCTTGCCGGTCCACTCGCGGAACGCCTCGTAGACGTCCGGCTCGGTGATCTCCCCGTCGTCGATCATCTGCTCGGGCGCGCGAACGATGGCGTAGGCGGCCGTCGTCGTCTCCACGTCCATCGGCACGAACGCCCCCTCGGCCGCCTGATCGAGCATGTACTCGAGTTCGTAGACGGAGCCGTTGAGGTCCGTCGCGACGGCGGGCGTGAAGTGGTAGGCGTCCATCTGGGACGGGATCGTCACGTAGTCCTTGATATCGATGACGCTGTGGGTCTCCCGGCCGGCCCCGATCATCAGGTCGACCGCGGTGATGATCGCGTCGTTGATCGAGTCGTACTGATCGCCGGCGCCGGTCTCGTCGTCGTCGAGGTGGGAGTTCGACGCGAGCAACACCATGTCGGCGTTCTGCTCGTCGTCGTCGGTCCGGAGCAGCCGCGAGAGCCCGCAGATCGCGTTGAAGTGTCGCTGGGGCTGCTCGTAGTAGTAGGGCCAGACGCCCACGGCGGCGTGGATCACGCTGTCCATCCACTCCTCGGAGGCGTTGTCGTCGTTCAGGTCGCGCAACCCGTCTTTGAACTGGTCGACGACGTAGGGGATCGAGCCGTTGCCGGTCCCCCCGCCGAGCGTCGCGACGTGCATGAACGCGTCCGTCGTCCCGAACTCCGTGATCCGGTTGACGATCCGATCGAGGTCCTCCCGCGCGCAGGCCTCCCCGTTCGGGAAGAAGTTCCCCGCCCCCTGCTGGGAGCCGAACTCGAGGGCGTGGGATTCGATCACGTCCTCCTCTTCGCTGGCCCCCAGTTTCGACCGGAGTCGGTCGATCGTGTTCCGCAGGTCCGCTCTGTTCGTGTTCATCACCAGAATCCGGTCGTCGATGCCCGGGTTCTCGGTGCGGTCGAAAAACTGCGATGCGATGCGGCCGCCACCCTCTCCCGAGGCGATGACGCTCCATCTCGTAAACGTGTCTGTCTGTCCCATGAATTACTTCAACTCGATCGCGTCGCCGCTGGTCGTCACGCTGTGCTCCTCGCTCAGGTCCGCGATAACGTCTCGAATGACCGACCGCGGGACCGGTGCCGTCAGGAAGTTCCGCTCGAGGTCGTCGAAGGAGAGCCGCTCGCCCGGCTCGAGGTTGTATCTGACCACGTTGGTCAGTTCGCGCTCGAGTCGATCGCGCTCGAAGACGACGATCTCGCCGTCGCCCGTCTCCGTCGCGTCGTAGCCGTCCGTCTCGGCCCACACGGCGAGCAGGCAGGGTGCGTGTGCGGACCGCACCGGCAGCTCCATCGCCGTCGACACGTGTCCCTCGTCCTCGAACAGTTCCTCGAGGCGCGGGCGGAGCTCCGACAGGTGCTCGCTCATGTCCGCGTCGGTGTCCGTACAGACCCGTTCGCGGAGGCTCTGTTCGGTGAACTCGAGATCGATCGCGGTCTCGCCGTCGACCCGGACCTCCCGCTCGATCGGCGCGAACGCGTCGTCGCCGGGCTCGGCCTCGAGCGCGTAGCTGCCGGCCGGCACGTCCGCGAACGTCGTCGTTCCGGCGACTCGCGTCTCGACGGTCGCGGTCTCGTCGTACCCCGATCCCGACAGCGACAGCGTCGCCGTCCGCTTCGAACCGCCTCGCTCGTAGGCGATGTCGACGGCGAGATCGTGGGTTTCGACGTCACCTGGCCGGAGCACCGGAACGTCGGGATCGAGCTCGACCGCCTCGTTGCGCCGGTAGTAGAGCCCGAGGAACTCGTCGGCGTTTCGCACCGGCAGGTCGTCGTCGGTGACCTCGCCCGACGCCTCGAGTTCGGCCTCGATGGTCTCGGCGACGTCGTCGTAGGCCCCCACGACGGCGGCCTTGGTGCTTGCAGTACCGACGGCGTCGGCGAGCGACTCGGCGACCTCCCGCCACCGCTCGGTGAACCGCTCGAAGTCGTCGATCCCCTCGAGTTCGTCGACGAACGTCTCGCCGGCGATCGCCGGCTCCGCGTAGTAGCCGGGCGGCAGGTCCGCGTCTCGGAGCGGCTCGACTTCGCCGGCGAGGGTGCGCTCGAGCGCCGCGACCACGTCGACGCAGGTCCGGCGGAGGTCGGCACGACGCCGGCTGACCTCCGACAGGTCGAGCGCCGAGTCCATGCCGGTGACGGCCGACTCGACTTCATCGATCGCGTCGATGTACTCGGCGTCGACGTGTGCGGCCACGCCGGCGTCCTCGACGGCGTCGACGAGCGTCAGCACGGCGTCCCGTTCCGCGTTGAACGAGCCGGAGAACTGATCTCGAAGCCGGTCTCGCGCCTCGAGCACCGACTCGACGGCCCCGCCGAACTCGGTGCGGTCGAGGGCGTCTTCGGCCGCCTCGAGGTCCCGCTCGATCGCGTCGCTGTCGGCCGGTCGCTGGTCGCCCCGCCCCATCTCGCGGACGGTTTCGATCGCCGTCTCGATCGTCTCCGTCGCGGTCGCTCTGGCGGCGTCGACCGAATCCCGACAGGCCGGGACGGCCGCGTCCGGTTCTGGCTTGTCGATCGCCGCGTCGCGGCCCACGAGGTCGACCTCCTCGAGCCGGTCGAGGGCCCCGTCGATCCGCGACAGTTCGGCGGTCGCGAACGATCGGAACTCCGTCTCGACCTCCTCCTCGACGCGATCGATCTCGGCCGCGATTCCCTCGAAGGACTGCACGTCGGCGTTCTTGACGGATTTCGTGAGGTCGAACGCGCCCGACTCGAGGTCGAACGCGACGCCCTCCGCCCGGAGATCGCCGGCGATCGACTCGAACTGTGCGTCCGCGGTGAACTCCCACCCGGGGTACGCGGTGTGGAGGTCGTTTCGCTCCCGGACCGTTTCCTGGAAGTCCTGTGCGACGGCCCGCGCCCGCTTTTCGACGTACTGCTGTTCGCTCGTGCCGCTGCGGGAGACGACGCCGCGGACGTACAGCGCGATCCCGCCGACGACGATCAGCGGGATGCCGCCGATGACGAACCAGACCGCGATTTTGGAACCGTTCAAGACGAAGACGCCGGCACCGATCGCGGCCGCCAGCACGACCAGCCCGCCGATTCCGAGCGCGCTCTTCGCGTTCGATTTCATCGGATCACCTCCAGTAGCTCGGCCCCGCCGAGGGTGACGAGCAACGCACCGCCGGCGACGGCCAGGACGAGCCCCACCAGAATCGGCACCAGCGCCGTCTTCCGGTCGTAGGACACGTTCCGGCTCAGCTTCATCGTCTCCTCGACGCGCCGCGCCGCGATCAGCGGGACCGCCGCCCCCGCGGCCACGCCGATGACGAGCCCGGCCGCGAGCGATCCCAGCGTCGCCATCCGGACCGTCGATTGAGCCTCGGCGCGCTCCGTTTCGACGGCAGTTTGGTATCGCTCGAGCGCCGTGTTCGTCTCGTTGCGTTGTTCGCTCGCGTCCGCCTGTACCGCCGCGAGCGCGCCGATCGCGCCGCTTTCGTTCCCGGCTTCGGCCTCCGCGAGCAGGTAGTTGCTCAGCGCGTCCGCCCGCTCGTTCATGGTCTCGTACGTCTCATCGAGTTCATCTAGATCCTCCTCGGCGGCCGCGAAATCCGCGTCGCCCTCCTCGAGTGCCGCGGTCGTCTCGTTCAGCGCCGCCGTCGCGTTCGCGAGCGAGCGCCGCGCCTCGAGGTACTCCTCGACGCGCTCGTCCTCGAGGTCGGCGAGGGCCGCCTCGCCGGTCGGTTCGCCCGGAACGGTCACGACCAGCCCGGATTCGACGTCGTTGAGGGTGACGTACTCGTCGAATTCGACCCTCATTCCGGCATCGCCGGTGATCGCGACGGTGTAGACGCCCTCGTTCGTCGAACTCGGTTCGTTTCGGATTTCGAAGCCGTCGGCACCGTCGTCGGTCAGCCAGTCGCCCTTGTATTTCGAGCCGTCGGTACAGTAGGCGACGTCGAACGTCGAGCCCTCGTACAGCCGCTCGTCGCCGTCGACCCACTCGCCGTCGACGTTGCCGACGACAGTCGAATCGGTACCGGGGCAGTCGACGTCAGTCACTGTCGCACCGGCTGTTCCCGTTCCGACGGCGAGTATCGCGCACACAACGACCGCGAAAAGCAGGAATCGTCGCATTCGAATCGTCATTGCAGTCGCCCTCCGATTTCCCGATTCTTGTACCAGTACGTGATCCCGCTCGCGACCGCGGCCCCGAGCCCGAGCCCGAGTAGCGCACCGCCGGCCGCAAGCGGTAGCGTTTGCTCCGCGAGCGCCGTCGCGGTGTCTGCTCCAGTCGTCTCCTCGGCGGCCGTTCCCACGACGGAGTCGTCGGCTGCGACCGTCGCCGTGAGTCCGCCGAGGACGACGACGAGGACGAGCACGCACAGCGTGTACCGCCGTCGCGTCATGCGAGCAACTCCTCCGTTTCCGCTTCGTAGGCCTCGGCGGCCGCCTCGATATCCGCGATCCGGTCGAGGTCCTCGCGGCGGTAGGTCAGCAGCGTCGTCACCGACGCGAGGTTCCGGTCGCTCATCGCGACGCCGAGGTTGACCTCGCTCAGGTTACTGGTCCCCTCGAGGTATCGCTTGACGGTCCCGATCTCGACGCTGTGGCCGCCGGACCCGAGGTTCGACTTCGGCGCCCTGATCAGCGAAATCGCCTTCTGTGCGTCCTCGACGTCGGCCTTCGCGAGCGTCTGCTTCGCCGCCGACAGCCGCGAGAGCGCCGCGCTGTCGATATTGCGCTTTCCGACGAACGGCAGCAGATAGCCCGACAGCGACCGCGTCATCGTCACCGAGCGACCGATCGCGGCGTAGCCCGGCTCCGACTCCTCGCCGGCGACGCCGAACGACAGCGACGTGACGATGTCCCGAACGTCGATGTCCGGCGTGTCGATGCCGTCGACCGCGCTCGGGTCGATCCCGCTCAACACCGGTCCGGCGACGAGATCGTAGATCGATGCGGCGACATACTCGTTGTACTCGCCGAACTCGCCGCCCGCCGAGTCGAGATACGAGATGCGCTGGTTGTCGACCAGCACGATCCCGTCGACTTCCTCCTCGAGGCGATCCAGACCGTACCGGGCGTTCCACGCCTGCCGGCCGGCGCTAACGTCGTCTTCGTCGTCTCCATCGTCGGCGGAACCGCCGACCGTGTCCGCATTCTGCGTGTTCGGCAGCACCGCCACCGCGACCACCTTGGTCCGCCCGTCGGTAAACGCCTTGATCTCGCGGGCGAGGTGCGGGCCGATCCCGCAGCCGGTTCCGCCCCCGAGTCCGAGGAACAGGAACGCAAACTGGACGCCCGAGCCCGTCGGCTCGATCGCCGGTTCGGGATCGGTCTCGGCCGATGCGTCATCCTCGAGCGAGTCACCGTCGACCGGGTCGCCGTCCTCGTCTTCGGGCGCGTCGTCGAACGCCGCGCCGGCGTCGTTCGCGAACGAGGGATCGAACTTCTCGCCCAGGATCGTCTGGACCTGCGGCGCGTGCTCGGCCATCACCTCGTCGGCATCGACCGGATTCCGACCGAACCCGCCGGTCACCATCTCCTCGAACCCGGGCTCGGTCCCCTGGACGAGCCCGTGTTGCTCTGCGACTCCGTACTGATCTTCGGGCGGCACGTTCGAGAGGTTCTGGAGGTCCCGCATCGTCGAATTGAACACCAGCGGCCGACCGAGCGTCGAAATGTCGGCCGAATCGAACAACCCCAGCAGCGAATCGTCGGTGTAATCGAATATCGAATCGACGATCGCACCCCCCGCTTGTCCGGCCCCAACGAACAGGTACGTCATCTAGCTATCGAAAACCGTCTCGTTCAGCTCCAAATGTAGTTAACGGATCGTACATGTCTTGTCAGTCAGACCACTCGAGCATCATACAATAAAGCTAATGGCCACGTGTAGGACCGGGTTTCCGAGTGAGATGGCCGATAGTAACGATTTTTGACTGGCAACAGGATCGCGAGATATTTCACACTATTTTGATGGAATATATCGACAATGTATGTCGGTTATAAGATAATTGGGCCCGAATTCGATTCGGCTCAGTGACTGGCGGTCGCGACCCCGCCGGCGACGGACGATCGCCGTCTCGTCCGGAGTCGGCCGAAAACTCGATCTGCATTCACCGATCCGCTTCGGACGCCAACCAGCGCGATCCGCGATTCGACCTACCCCCGGAGCCGGCGGAGCATGACGCTGTACTCGTTTCGCTCGTAGAGCGCCTCGACGTGTCCGAGCACCTCGTCGGCCGCCGCACAGAGGCCGACCGCCCGCATCGGACTCTCGCCGTCGACGCGCTGGGCCTCGGCTCGGAGGTCGTCGGCCAGCGAGAGGAAGTGACGCGGAATGGTGTGGTTGTGATCGGCCCGTACGTCGATGTACTCGCGCTCGATCTCGTCGATCCGCTTCTCGAGATCCTCGATCAACCGCCCGGTATCTGCCCCGGTGTCTCCCCCGAGCGACCGCGACAGCCGCGGCAGCAGCGTCCGATCGTAGAACGTACACTCCTGATAGATCGCGTACAGCTGCACGTCGGTCACCCCGTCCCGCTCGAGCATCGCCTCGAGTTCCCGGACCCGGTCGGCGAGATGCCGGTAGACGTCGCCGTCCGCCCGCTGAAGTTCGTCATCGAGAGCGTCGAGCCGCCGTCGAACGTCGCGCTCGCCGATGTCCGCGATCGACGCTTGCAGGTCCGCGTACCCGTCGAGCGAGTCGACCGTCGACCGCAGGACCGGCGCGGTGTCGTCCGACGCCGGCTCGCCCAGCGTCTCGAGCAACTCCCGGGACTGTGGCGACTGCGGTCTGATCGAGCGCTCGAGATCGGCGGCAATCGATTCGACCGACATCTCGGTCGGTCCCGTCGCGTTCGGGTCCTCGAGCGCGATGGCCCCGCTCTCGAGGGCGTCCGCAAGTTCCGCGGTTCGGTCGGCGATATCGTCCGCCCGGAACGCGAGCGCGTCGCTTCGGTCGGCTTCGCGACAGACGGTCTCGGCCGCGGTCCGTATCCGCTCGTACTCTCTTCTGGACCGTTCCAGGTCGGCTTCGGTTTCCGAAAGTTCGGCCTCGGTCGCCGAGAGTTCGGCTTCGACCGACGCCGTTTCGCTGCCTTCGAGGACGCGATCGAACACCGGCTCGAGACCGGCGGCGATCGGCCCCTCACGCACGGACAGCGTTCGTTTCGCCGACTGGAGCTGTGCGTCGACCGTCGGGTCGTCGATGCTTTCGACGGCGTCGGCGATAGCCCCTGCGTGCTCGAGTCGGTCGACCGCATCCTCGAGAGCGTCCTCGAGTTGCTCCTCGTCCGGGTCGGGGTCCGAGAGAACCCGACACAGATCGTCGGCGATCGGATCGGTCGGTCGCGTCCGCGAGGTGACGGCATCGGCGACCGTCGTCACCGGATGGTCCGCCGTCTCTGTCGGCTCGTCGCGGTCGTCTCGAGGGGCCACCGGCTCGTCGTCGCGCGGCTGTTCGGTGACCGGTGACGGTTCCGTCCCCTGTTCTCGTGATGGGTCTTCCTGGGCCGCTGGTGATCGAGAGTGACTTCGATTCGTCTGCGGTCCGGCGTTTCGTTCTCGATTCGAACTGGGGTTTTTGAGTCGCCGAATGCGTTGCCGGATCTCGGAGACGAGTTCGTCGACAGTGTCGCTCGTATTCGAGTGTATCGTGGTCGAGTTCCCGCCCGATGTCTGAATCTCGAGTTCGGTGTGGCCCTTGGTTTGCTTCGACTGAACACCGGTCAGTTGATCATAGTAGATCTCTTTGTCGGAACCGCCGTCTGTCCCCGATCGGGACTCCATATCGTATTGCGCTTTTCCATGCAGACTGATCGACGTATCAGTCAGGACGATAGAGGTGTTATAATACGTATCAGACGGTTTTACCAACATCGGTGAACTGCCTGAACCGGACAACAGATTATAGATCTCGCCGCTATCGACTGCGATACCTTGCTTTGCCTTCCGTTCCGATTCGCTGACGAAGCCCTCGATAAACGGCTGGTAATTATTGTTGACTTCCCTGACGCCCCAGTACCAAATGCCGACTCCCCCAATCAAACCGAGACCGGCGAACAGTACCACGCTGTCTCCCATTACTCCGATGACAGTAAACGCGATTGTCACACCAATGGTCACGAGCCACGGTGACCACCCTATCTTCCATCGGAGTCCGTTAACCTCCCCTGCCATTATATAGCGAACGAATGTACTCAAGTCCTGATTAAGCTTCTGCCCTGATATATCAGTTCAAGATTGATTTCTATCGAAGAAAGTCGTTTCTGAAAACGTGGCGGACGGAGAGTGCTATGAACCGAGTCCGAACGGTCCATATCGGTCCCGTGTGGCGGCTGCGGTCGAATCTCTGGCTGGGGGTATTGATCTCTGTCGCTGCCTCAAGCCATGTTCTCCCGTCCGAGCGAGGAAAACAATGCCTCGACCGCGTCCCACTCCTCGCGGACGTTCTCGGCCTGTTCGCTATTGCCCTCCTGTTTCAGCCGCTGGGCCTGATCGTACATGTCCGAAAGCGACGGCATCTCCGGGTTCCACAGCGTCCCCCAGAGGTAGACGTCGTCGAGGTCGGGCGTGACGAGCTGTTTGACGTGGACGTCGACGGTTTCGATCCCCGAGACGTCGCCCGCGTCGAGGAACTCCTCGCCGGAGATGATCTCGGTCAGCGTGCCGTCGGCGACGAACTCCGAGACGTCGTCCATCTTCTCCGGAGGGCCGTACGCCAGGAACGTCCCACCCCACGCGGTCGTCGGATCGAACTCGGCCAGCTTGTTCTGGAACAGCGCGTTCCGGACGAGGATCTCGAGTTTCGATCGATCGATGGCGTTCGCCCGCGACCGCCCGAGCACCGGCGCGAGGATCACGGCCGGCGTGAACGACACGTCGGGGTTCAGCTGGTACTTGTCTTCGACCGGCCGGAAGCTGTCGGCCGGATCGAACACGTCGCCCATGATCGACATCGTCGCGTCCCGATCGAGGAACTGCGGCACCGACGACATGGTAAACGCCTCGAGAAACGCCACGAGCGGCCGGTTGATCTCCGTGTACTGCGGCGGGTTGTACTCCTCGAGGCGGTCGATCCGCGGGCGGATGTCCGCCTGGACGTTCTCGAGGCGGTTGTTGTCGAAGGGGATGATCGCGTCGACCGCTCGCGAGGTGCGCGCGAGTCCGACGACCCCGTTTACCTTCGCGCGGCCGCCGTACTCCGAGTACTCGGTCCCCTCCGACGGGATAACGACGCTGCTGAACAGCGGCTTCGGGACGATCGTCTCGTCCGCGAGGACCTCCGTTCTGAGCTTCTCGGCGAGCACCGGCGTCGCGCCGCAGCCGGTGCCTTTCGTCACGCTGTGGACGAACATCACCGCTTGGGAATCTTTGATGTGATCGGTCCGCATGTCCCACCGCTCCCGGAACGGGTCGGCGTCCCCCTCAAAATCGGCCTCCATGAGCTGTCTGCCGATGTCCCATCGGTAGCCGGCCCCCGCGTAATCGTGTCGACCCGAGCCGATGATACAGTTCGGCAGCAGATCGTTGCGGCTGTAGTCGTTTTCCTCCTGTGCGTAGTAGGTCTGCTCGAGTTCGCTGACGTTCGTGTTCAGCGCCCCGTAGCCGGCGAGGCCGCCCTCCCAGATCCGCGCGCGGCGCTCGTTGTTCTCCGACAGCGTCTCGCGGCGCAACAGGACCGCGTCGAGGAGGTTGTTCCCCGCGCCGCCGACGCCGATGAGGAACCACTTCTTGCCGTACGAGCTATCGAGCAACTCCTCGCTCGGCGTCTCGGGCGGCGTCCCCGGTTCGGGTCCGGGCCCGGGGTCGGTTGACTCCGACTCGGACTCCGCGGCGAAGACCTCCTCGCGCAACTCCGGATACACCTGTTCGACGGAGGCCGGTTCGTCGCCGTGTGCGGCTCGGATGTGTTCGACGAGGGTCGCCCGCTCCCACTCACCCTCCCGCGCCATACAGATTTTACAGAGATTCGTCATTCTCGATACTACCCTACCCGTACGTCGGAACTATCTAAAGGATTACGTGTGATCCGTCGGTGTTCGCGCATCGTACTCCTCCGTACACAGTGTTCGCGATTTACTGGGCTGTTATGTAGTAAAATTATTGATATTTGTCCGATAACGAAACCATTCGCTCGCTCACCGCCGTCGGCGCGCGGGTAACGCCGTCTCTCGCAGCGGTCGTCTTCCGCCGCCGACGCGTTTCGCAGTGATCGACTCAGCCACCGTGGCGTTCCGCGAAGCGCTCCCGCAGCGTCTCGAGCCCGCCGATCGGCGTCGTTCGATCGGTGAACTCGATCTCGAGAAAGCCCGGTGGGGCCCCCTCTTGCAGGTCGACCGCGGCGACGATGTCCGTCTGTCGCCGGCAGAACGCGGCCAGTTCCTCGAGGACGGCCGGTTGTGCGACGCCCGTCGGGAGTCCGTCGGTTTGACACTGGACGGTGTCGCCGCCGGTCTCGCCGTCGAGTTCCCGGAGGACGAACAGGATCTCGTCGGCGACCGAGTCGGCCGTGACGCGGTTTCTGCTCCCCGCCGAGGCCGTCGACCCACCGGTCGGCGTCCGTTCGCGCGCCGACGACCCGTCGCCGCCTCTCGCCGTCTCGCTCGTGACTCCCGTCGTGTCGCCCTCGCCGCCGAGCGCGTTCCGTTCGGAAATGACGATCGCATTCCCCTCGACCGACGCGTCCACGTCGTACTGCCGTTCGATGATCGGCGCGAGATCGGTCACCAGCGTCGTCGAGATGTCGGTCGGCAACTCGACCGTGCCGCTCCCGTGCTCAATCGTGCCGACCAGGCCGCCGAGGAGATCGACGGTGACGAGCAACTCGTCGGCGGCCTCGCGGGCGTCTCGGAGTTCCCGCTGTGCGTCGTCGAACGAGCACCGGTGCAGCGACCGGGTCGCGTCCGATACGTCGCGTTCGATTTCGGCGACTCCCTCTACCTCGTCGTGTCGCCCCGCCAGTACGAAGTCGTCGACACGATCGGCCAGCGATCCCTCGAGTCGGTCGACCAGTTCGCGGACATCCCCCAGCGTCGCCTCGATTTCGTCCTGCAGGTTGACGATCTCCCCCTCGCGGCGACGGACGTATCGGTGGACCTCTTCGCGGTGTTCGTCGACCGCCGCGGCGGCCGCGGCCGCCTCTCGGAGCGTCCCGTTCTCGAGCCGGTCGCGGACGGCCGCTTCTGCCGATTCGACGTGGACCGTCTCCCCCGACGGCGGCACCGCGAGTTCGCGGTACCGGCTCGGCAGATTCACGATCTCGTAGCGCTCGCCGTCCGGCGCGGTGAGTCCCACGTCGAGTCGGCCGTCGGCAAGGGCGTCCTCGAGCCCGCGACGGAGGTCCCGCTCGGCGCGATCGAGCGCCGCCCGATCCGGATCGCGATCGTCGGCCGCGACCTCGCGAACGCGGTCGACCGCGTCGGGAACGATCGGCTCGAGTCGCTCGAGGGTCGACTCCCCGATCCGATCCGCAACCGTCTCGCGGCTGCGCTCGGTCTCGACGTCGCTCCCGGCCGGTTCGTCGCTCGAGCGATCGTCGGGACTGCCAGACCCGTCGGTCGCCGTCCCGGACCGAATCCGGACGACGACCGCGGCACCGACGACCGCGAGCACCGCCGCGACGAGTGCGAGCGCGGTCGGATCGTCCGCCAGCGACAGCACCGCGCCGGATCGCCCCGTCCACTCCGTCGCGCCGATCCACGTTTCGATGGCCCCACCCCCCGACCGCACCGCGGCCGCCGCCTCTCCCACCCGAAACTCGGTCTGCATGTCGGGAGTGTCGAGGGTAGAACCGCAAAGAAGTATCGGCTATCGAACGACTATCGAACAGTTACAGCCATCGTCGGATCGTCCTTCAGGGATTACCGAACGCGAACGGTCCGCGTGTCCGTAATCGGGACCAGCGGCTCCTCGGGGAAGGCGACGCTGACGGTAAACTCAAGTTCGTCTGCGTCGGCACCGAAGACGCCGATCGGGAGGGTTTCTTCGTCGCGCAGATAGGTGTTCGTGCTCGTCATCTCTACGCTATTGACGGTCACGCGGATGCCCGCTCGAGCGGGTTCGCCGACGTTTCGGACCGTGACCTCGCAGACTTCGTTCTCGCCCGTCGCGACGGTCTCGGGGAACTGGCCCCACTCGATATCGATCGCGGGCAGGGACTGTGCGCCCTCGTAGACGCCGTCGGCGACGCCCTCCGAGAGGCCGGCGTCGACGAGGCCCTCGACGCCCGCGTCGACCACGTCGCCGGGCGTCGAGAGCCCCTCTTTCGCGAGTTTGCTCGCCCGACCCGAGCCGACGCCG from Natrinema versiforme includes these protein-coding regions:
- a CDS encoding cell division protein FtsZ is translated as MTYLFVGAGQAGGAIVDSIFDYTDDSLLGLFDSADISTLGRPLVFNSTMRDLQNLSNVPPEDQYGVAEQHGLVQGTEPGFEEMVTGGFGRNPVDADEVMAEHAPQVQTILGEKFDPSFANDAGAAFDDAPEDEDGDPVDGDSLEDDASAETDPEPAIEPTGSGVQFAFLFLGLGGGTGCGIGPHLAREIKAFTDGRTKVVAVAVLPNTQNADTVGGSADDGDDEDDVSAGRQAWNARYGLDRLEEEVDGIVLVDNQRISYLDSAGGEFGEYNEYVAASIYDLVAGPVLSGIDPSAVDGIDTPDIDVRDIVTSLSFGVAGEESEPGYAAIGRSVTMTRSLSGYLLPFVGKRNIDSAALSRLSAAKQTLAKADVEDAQKAISLIRAPKSNLGSGGHSVEIGTVKRYLEGTSNLSEVNLGVAMSDRNLASVTTLLTYRREDLDRIADIEAAAEAYEAETEELLA
- a CDS encoding cell division protein FtsZ — protein: MTNLCKICMAREGEWERATLVEHIRAAHGDEPASVEQVYPELREEVFAAESESESTDPGPGPEPGTPPETPSEELLDSSYGKKWFLIGVGGAGNNLLDAVLLRRETLSENNERRARIWEGGLAGYGALNTNVSELEQTYYAQEENDYSRNDLLPNCIIGSGRHDYAGAGYRWDIGRQLMEADFEGDADPFRERWDMRTDHIKDSQAVMFVHSVTKGTGCGATPVLAEKLRTEVLADETIVPKPLFSSVVIPSEGTEYSEYGGRAKVNGVVGLARTSRAVDAIIPFDNNRLENVQADIRPRIDRLEEYNPPQYTEINRPLVAFLEAFTMSSVPQFLDRDATMSIMGDVFDPADSFRPVEDKYQLNPDVSFTPAVILAPVLGRSRANAIDRSKLEILVRNALFQNKLAEFDPTTAWGGTFLAYGPPEKMDDVSEFVADGTLTEIISGEEFLDAGDVSGIETVDVHVKQLVTPDLDDVYLWGTLWNPEMPSLSDMYDQAQRLKQEGNSEQAENVREEWDAVEALFSSLGRENMA